TGGGGGTATAATTTTTATAGAAAGCCTAAGAGGCAACGACAGTGGGACGGCGTAAACGAAATAGACAGCCTATAACGGCGCCAAACACGGTGCCACCAAGATGGGCGGCATAAGCGACCCCTCCCCCTAGCCCTTCCGGGTTTGAAAGAAGGCTGCCAAGGTCTACTAGCAAAAATAAAGGAATGATCAAAAGAGTCGGTAGATAGATTGGACCCCAGTGGCCGGGGATCGGTGAAAGGAAATAGATAAAGCGAACTCGCATTCTAGTTTCAGCGATACAATAAAAAGCTAATAAGGCGCTGACCGAAGCACTAGCACCCACCATCGGCACGGTTCCTTGGCCTTCTAACCATAGAAATCCCACGGCTCCGGCAAACCCACCAAACACATAAATCAGCAGAACGCCAAATCCACCCGCCAGGGTTTCAACCGCAGCCCCCATGACTATTAGGAATATTAAATTCGAGAATAGATGAAGCCAGTTCGAATGCGAAAACTGATAGGTGATCCACGCTAAGGGACTTTTATCGCTGGAGCTAATACCGAAACGGAAAAGGATTTGTTCCTGATACTTCTTTTTAAATTCTGCAAGATCTTCCCGCCATTGCGAGATCTGAACTTGGTCGCCTTTAAATGCCATTTTCTCAGCGCCGTTAACGAATTGAGCGTCTCTAAGGGCATAGGCTCCAAGAACCCCTATTTGTTCTGGATCCTGGCGGTTGATTTGTTGAATCCAAGTGGGTTTATCAGCGCGGCTTTTTTCAGAAAGAGATTCAATGTATTGAAAGTACAGTCTTCCAGTTAATGTTAAGCCATCGCGGTTTAACATCGACGACGTGCTAAGAGCTGATTTATTGCCACTGAAGATCAGCAGAAAAATAAAGATGTTTAAAATGGCCAAAGTCCACGTCAGTGGCAGGCGCGAAAACTCTTTAAAATTCTCTGGGCAAGGCAGAATCATTTAAATTCATACCTTTCTTTAAAAGTTTCAAGCCACGTGCGTTTGTTTGCACTTGCAGGACTGCGGCCTGATGTCTTTGATCTTTGAGTTTCATTTAAAGCCCATACAGAACGAACGAAACGTTTTTCTAATGCTGATTTTAGATGCGGATGTTTTTGCAATTCATCCACGACTGTCAGACTTGCGTTGAAATTTTTCTGTTCAAAAAGTTCTTCTGAATTAAAGAACTTCACTATTAAAAGATTTTGATCGGCCTTGCTAAGCTCATTTTTATCGCTGCCTTCGCTAAGGTATTTAGCCAAAGCGCAGTTTTTAGATTGTTCGCTGCAGATTTGTTTTAAATATTTCTGTTGGTCTTCTTGATCGGCTAAAACATATTTTGCCACGTAAGCAAGACCTTGCAGTTGTTCGTTGCTGCCCCATAAGACGGCTTCCGCTTCTTTATTTAAACATTCCGGGCTGACTGCTTCTAAAAAATACAAAGTCAGGGCTGAATCCAGGCGAGCTTCGGCAGAAAGAGTTTTATCTTTGATATCCGAGCACGCGTAACCAGAGTCATTGCCCGTGTCGCGATAACCGCCAGCAACTAAAGTGTTGTAAGACTTAAAAAAACCAACAACGCCAAATAAAATCAAAAGCAAAAAGCTTAAACGCATCCAAGAACCAATAAATCTTGATTCAATCGGATGAGGACCTTCATCAGATTCTTTTTTTAAGGTCACAACCATCGTGTCAGAAGCGCGCTCATGGAAAGCTCTTCTTAAGGGATGACTAAGAACTTCTAGAAATGGCAAAGCCAAGCCAAAGAAACTGAAGCACCAGAAGAAAGAACGGCTCACGCATTGATTTAAAGTCAGGCGTTGTTTACTTCCTGGATAAGCCACTACGCGAATCTGACTGTAAAGCTGACCTGGTGTTGCCTGCCAATAAAATAGAAAGACAGTTTGCAAGGCTACGATCAAAGCCATGATCATTAAAAGAATTAGAACGATACCGATGGAGCCTTCTGTTGAAACAGAATTTAAAAGGAAAAACGTTTTCGTTTTTCGCACCATGCCTGCGATGAAAAGACTTATGATCGGTGAAAAGATTAGAAAATCTAAAAGCAGCGCAAGACAGCGGTCTGCCACTGAAACAATGGCAGGCTTTTTAAAGTTTGATGATGCGGGCTTAATTTCTGGAGCCGATAAATCAGGAAATAGCATACTGATCGTATCGGCCTGGGACAGAGCGTACTAAAGTTTATTTTGTGTGGCTTACTCTAATTACTGACTGAATGCGATCTGCTGGACTCGACCTTGCTCATCCACCGTGAAACGAGCGTGACCAATGATCTGCTTTTCATCGTTAATAAGGCTGTAAACTTCTTCAGGGCCCGAGCTTTGCGCCACTCGGCTGACTTCAGCGTATTTTAAGCCGATAGCATCAGCGTACTTATTAAGAAATTCAACTTTATCAGAGATCGCCATTGGCTGTTCACCTGCTTGCGCATCGATGAATTCTAAAGTTTCAATCCGTCCCTGAGCGAGCTTCATGCCGTAACGACCTTCTAAAAACCCAAAGATCAATTCATCACGTACCGTCAGGCTTTCTGCAAGACTGCCCGTCAAAGCTGCTTTGTCAGCTGCTAATTCCTTAGCAAGGGAATGTTCCCATTTGATGTCTTTAGCAAAAGCGTTGGGTTCAAAGCTTGCGATATTACGTGATCCGCCCTCTGCCAAACTTGAATCCGTCCCTGCAGAGATCCATTGATTTAAAAAAACGGTGGTGATTAAAACCGAAGCCAACGAAAGAACCAAGGCCGCTTTACGATCTTGGGCTTTGTCTTGAAGCGTTTTTCTAAATGACTGAGATTTAGGAAATTCGATCACTGTCGCAGTCCTCATTTTTTTACCCCTCGCCCCGACATCGTCGGATAAAGACACTAAGATAGCAGTAGCGAAAGGCGTGCCGTTTATAAGTTTAATCTATTCTCTTTGAATGCAAAAGAGATGAACACGCGAACAAAACTTGTTTGACGTATTAAAATGATCATCTCATTTTGATTCGCAAAAATCTAAAAGTTGCGGGTCTAGTCGAGGGCCTGTTTCACCCAAGAATCAACGCCCGCCTGCATTTCAGGAAGGTGATAGTAAAGAACTTTATCCAACTGCACCCCATTACCCTCAATGCGATGGTTTCCGTGACTCAGATAAAGTGCCTCAGGAATGGAAATCTCTACTCCTGGGCCCACTTCATCTAAGGGATACCAAACCCCCACTAACAGTTGCCCCTTGCTTGGGGCCCCTAGTAGGCGGGCTTTTTTAAATTCCTTTAAAGCCTGCGCCACCATTTCTGCCACAGAAGAGGTTTTGCCATCAACAAGGACTTCGATTTTTCCTTTGTAACATTCAGCTGGGGGAAACGTTTTTAGAATCACTTCCCTGCTGCGATCTAACACGGCAAGCTGCTTATCATCAGAAAGTTCGTTCGGGAGTTCTTCAATATGTCCTGTCTTTGCCCTTGGATGAATCAGTCTTCCCACTTCTTGGGGATCACAAAGGATGAACGAAAGAAATCTTAATCCAGCAACAAAGTTCCCGCCGATATTCCCGCGCACATCCACGACAAGCCGCTCGGTTTTAGAAAGCTCTTTTTGAATTTCAGACCACTCTGGTCCTTTGAAAAATTCAGCACGGAAGGAAGGAATTTTTATTTGCGCATGCTTAGTGCTAAGTTTTTGCAATTCTAATTTTTCAGTGCGCTTTATATCTGCAGCTTTTAAATTTAAATTTAGCGCTTGCCCTTTTCTTTCTAGGATAAACGCTCCGGATTGGCTTTGCGCCTCCCACGGGTTGGGCTGTTCACCATTAATGGTTTTAATGACGTCACCCATTTTTATTCCCAGCTTTTCGGCCGGCGAATCTTTGTGAACTTTGAAAATCACCAGTTCACTATCGACGAATTCACTTTCAATACCGGTTTCAAGACTTTCACCCTTCCAGATTGTTTTGACTTCTGAAGAATCAAAAACTTCAAGGTGCGAGACGTTTAAAATATCTAGAACATTATTGATGTCTTTAAGAATAAGTTTCTTTGGTGAAAACGGTGTGACCAAATGGCTGCGACTTAAGCAAGTGCGCTTCCACGGCAGAATATCTTTATCATCAAGATAAATTTTTTCAGCGACCATGTCACAGACCACGGGATACGGGTTTACAAAACTTTGATGCAATGTAAATTTGTAGCCCACGTAGGCGCAGAAGGTTGCAAAGACTATTGCAGATATTCGCTTCATCATTTTTGTGATTAAAAAAGAAAGAACCGAGTGCGGTCGACACTCGGTTCGAATTCCAATTTTCAAAAGGGTCTTAAGCAGCCACTTTCTTCTTGCGAGCAGCAGAAGGATCGATGTGGTATTGCTTCACTTTGCGATATAAAGTTGCGCGACCAATTCCCAAAGCTTTAGCAGCTTCAGTAAGGTTGCCTTTGTATTGCACGATAGCGTTTTCAATAGCATGAGCTTCAAGCTCTTCCATTTTTTGCACGCTAGATGCAGACGGCGTTACTGTAGGAAACTGAATTACGTTTCCACCAACATCAGAGTTGATTGGGCTAGAGCCCGAAACCAAAGCTGGTACACCCGCCATTAGTTGTTGTCTGAAAAATGCATTATCAAGACCATCGCGCCATTGTGACGACGAGTATGCTTGAACTGTCACATCATGGTTCTCCCAGTACTTCTTTGCGTTTTCGATAGTTTCCTGGTTATCGCTGACCACGATCATTACTGTGCGTGACATGTTATGTCCTCCCCTTTTGAAACATTAACAAAGCCTAATTGACTCACTTTGTACCTATCGGCGTATCACCGTGAGAATTTAGGGCTAGTTGCAAATATTTTTTGAGACACTTTAAAAGCTCTAAATTACTAGACTTTTAGGGAGGAAAAAGAAGGCCTTGCTTTTTTGAAACAGAAAAGCAAGACCTCAAATCGAATCTATTCAAGAAGAGAACGAAGCATCCACGCCGTCTTTTCGTGAAGCTGCATACGCTGAGTAAGAAGATCAGCGCTAGCTTCATCACCTGCTTTTTCAACAACAGGGAAAATAGAGCGGGCGGTGCGCACCACAGCCTCTTGGCCTTCAACAAGTTGTTGAATCATTTCAGTAGCTGAAGGCACACCGTCGGGTTCTTCAATGGAAGTAAGCTTAGAAAACTCTTTATAAGTTCCTGGAGCCGGCATCCCCAAAGAACGGATGCGTTCGGCAATTAAATCTACAGCTGCAGAAAGCTCAGTGTATTGACCTTCAAACATCACATGCAAAGTCTGAAACTGCGGCCCAGTTACGTTCCAGTGAAAGTTATGAGTTTTAAGATAAAGAGTATAAGAATCAGCCAACAAACGAGAAAGCCCTTCAGCAATCTTTTTGCGATCCCCTTCTTTAATACCAATATCAATATTCATGTGAGTCTTAGACATCTGTGATTTAGACGATGCTTCTTTTTGCTGATCTTTTTTCTTAGCCATACGAACCCTTTCAACGTGAAAACTAATTCCGTGAAAAAAGCGTAAACTAAAAAACGACCCCAAGCTAATTGGTTTTCAATTAGAACTGCGCATCCGAAATGGAAGTAAGATAATTTTGACTAACAACACGGGGTCCGAAGGAAAAAGCCGGGGGCACCCCGGCTTAGAACGACTAATAATTTGTTTTAGAAACATCTAATACAAACCACATGAGGTGCTCATACAGATCCAAATAATCTGCAGTGTAGGCCGACCCGCCGCCCGCAGTTGCATGGGCCAAGGCGCTTGCTAAAGCATCAAAAGCAACCGATCCATTTTTGGCACCGTTGGGATGGTTCTTGGCGATGAAATTCACAAGCTTTTGAATTTGGGCACCCC
This is a stretch of genomic DNA from Bdellovibrio reynosensis. It encodes these proteins:
- a CDS encoding rhomboid family intramembrane serine protease, whose amino-acid sequence is MILPCPENFKEFSRLPLTWTLAILNIFIFLLIFSGNKSALSTSSMLNRDGLTLTGRLYFQYIESLSEKSRADKPTWIQQINRQDPEQIGVLGAYALRDAQFVNGAEKMAFKGDQVQISQWREDLAEFKKKYQEQILFRFGISSSDKSPLAWITYQFSHSNWLHLFSNLIFLIVMGAAVETLAGGFGVLLIYVFGGFAGAVGFLWLEGQGTVPMVGASASVSALLAFYCIAETRMRVRFIYFLSPIPGHWGPIYLPTLLIIPLFLLVDLGSLLSNPEGLGGGVAYAAHLGGTVFGAVIGCLFRLRRPTVVAS
- a CDS encoding RDD family protein, translating into MLFPDLSAPEIKPASSNFKKPAIVSVADRCLALLLDFLIFSPIISLFIAGMVRKTKTFFLLNSVSTEGSIGIVLILLMIMALIVALQTVFLFYWQATPGQLYSQIRVVAYPGSKQRLTLNQCVSRSFFWCFSFFGLALPFLEVLSHPLRRAFHERASDTMVVTLKKESDEGPHPIESRFIGSWMRLSFLLLILFGVVGFFKSYNTLVAGGYRDTGNDSGYACSDIKDKTLSAEARLDSALTLYFLEAVSPECLNKEAEAVLWGSNEQLQGLAYVAKYVLADQEDQQKYLKQICSEQSKNCALAKYLSEGSDKNELSKADQNLLIVKFFNSEELFEQKNFNASLTVVDELQKHPHLKSALEKRFVRSVWALNETQRSKTSGRSPASANKRTWLETFKERYEFK
- a CDS encoding S41 family peptidase, with translation MMKRISAIVFATFCAYVGYKFTLHQSFVNPYPVVCDMVAEKIYLDDKDILPWKRTCLSRSHLVTPFSPKKLILKDINNVLDILNVSHLEVFDSSEVKTIWKGESLETGIESEFVDSELVIFKVHKDSPAEKLGIKMGDVIKTINGEQPNPWEAQSQSGAFILERKGQALNLNLKAADIKRTEKLELQKLSTKHAQIKIPSFRAEFFKGPEWSEIQKELSKTERLVVDVRGNIGGNFVAGLRFLSFILCDPQEVGRLIHPRAKTGHIEELPNELSDDKQLAVLDRSREVILKTFPPAECYKGKIEVLVDGKTSSVAEMVAQALKEFKKARLLGAPSKGQLLVGVWYPLDEVGPGVEISIPEALYLSHGNHRIEGNGVQLDKVLYYHLPEMQAGVDSWVKQALD
- a CDS encoding helix-turn-helix domain-containing protein, which gives rise to MSRTVMIVVSDNQETIENAKKYWENHDVTVQAYSSSQWRDGLDNAFFRQQLMAGVPALVSGSSPINSDVGGNVIQFPTVTPSASSVQKMEELEAHAIENAIVQYKGNLTEAAKALGIGRATLYRKVKQYHIDPSAARKKKVAA
- a CDS encoding Dps family protein, encoding MSKTHMNIDIGIKEGDRKKIAEGLSRLLADSYTLYLKTHNFHWNVTGPQFQTLHVMFEGQYTELSAAVDLIAERIRSLGMPAPGTYKEFSKLTSIEEPDGVPSATEMIQQLVEGQEAVVRTARSIFPVVEKAGDEASADLLTQRMQLHEKTAWMLRSLLE